Proteins from one Mixophyes fleayi isolate aMixFle1 chromosome 9, aMixFle1.hap1, whole genome shotgun sequence genomic window:
- the OPA3 gene encoding optic atrophy 3 protein, whose translation MVVGAFPIAKLLHLGIRQISKPLANRIKAGARRSDFFRNYICLPPAQVYHWVEMRAKMRIMGFRGAAIKPLNEEAAAELGAELLGEAIVFLVGGGCMVAEYARQSANSRRKEEELEARLGSMEAEIARLALLSDELDARARAAERKQLAK comes from the exons ATGGTGGTGGGCGCTTTTCCCATCGCGAAGCTCCTGCACCTGGGGATTCGGCAGATCAGTAAGCCGCTCGCCAACCGGATCAAGGCGGGAGCCCGGCGCAGCGACTTCTTCCGCAACTACATCTGTCTGCCGCCCGCTCAAG TGTACCACTGGGTGGAGATGCGGGCGAAGATGAGGATCATGGGATTCCGTGGAGCAGCCATTAAACCCCTGAATGAGGAAGCAGCCGCTGAGCTGGGGGCGGAACTTCTGGGGGAAGCAATAGTCTTCTTAGTGGGTGGCGGCTGTATGGTGGCAGAGTACGCACGGCAGTCTGCCAACAGCCGCAGgaaagaggaggagctggaggccaGATTGGGCTCGATGGAGGCCGAGATTGCACGCTTGGCTCTCCTCTCAGATGAGCTGGATGCACGTGCCCGGgcagcagagaggaaacaacTGGCGAAGTGA